The sequence below is a genomic window from Ruminococcus albus AD2013.
TGCTTGAAAACATCTCTTGTAACACCTGACGGCATAAACTCTGTCCATGATGCTTCATCGACAATACTATCATCAAGGAACTTATCAAGCGTAAAGTCTTCTCCTATAGGGATATCTGCACCATATATAAGCAATGGCATACGGATAGAGATTCCTCTAAGAATAGAAATAGCATTGTTGCGATTTTTCTTCTTTTCTTTCAGTTCGTCAAGTTTCGCCTGTTCTTCGGGAGTACGTTCCTTTTTGGGCTTTTTGTCAATTTTTTGCAGTTCTTCGTATTCTTCCTCGGTGAAGCCTTGTTTATTTATATCAACTTCCTTTGTTTTCTGCTGCGCCTTAGAAGTACCTATGATACCTTTGAGTTTGTTAAACTCCTGCAAATCAACATCGTCAAGTTTTAGCAGCTCGTCATTATATAGGTTGGTATCATCAAAGCCGTTCTGAACAGCTCTTTCTGCATAGGCTCTCTTTAGTTGCTGCAGAAGTCTGTTTGTTTCATACTTCCGCATAGTAGTACCTTCAATAGAGATTACTGGGCAATAGTTTAGAAATTCACCCATAATCTTTCTATCAGAATCAGTTGTTTTACCTGCTTTAGTAGAGAGCGTTACCGATTCTGCAACCATTTTCAATGTTCTATCTGGAGCAAAATCAAAAACATAGCAATTATCCTTGAACTTTCCGTTTTGATTGCAAGGTGACTGAACACGAAAAATTGTCTGTAAGTAGTTTGCTGCCGATGTAGAGAACGAGCCAGCGAGCATAAATACGGCATTCCACTCTTTAACTGTAACGCCCGTGGTGAGTTTGCCACAAGAGAGCGTAATAGTATATCCGTCGTTTCCTGCATTTTTGATAGCGTTACGAACTTTAGCAAGTGCAGTATCAGATTTTTCTTCTTCATCACCGTCACCAGCAACATTGACAACATCAAAAAGTCCGAAAACTGGGTGCTTCTTCATCATTCTTTTTAGAGCCTTCGCTTCTTTAACACCCGGTATCATCCAAAGCGAGTGCCTGAACAGTTCACGATATTCTTTTGATGAATAGGGATACTGACTGTCTTCATCTTCTTTTGCAATAAGACATAGGAAGCTCCAAACATCATCAGCGTGTACAAAATCGCCAATCTGTGAACCTTCCGGAACAGGTTTGAAATCTCGACGTATATCACCTGTCCATACTCGGAAAAACTCGTGAAAGTTGAATGCCTTATCTTCAAGTTCTACATAGCGATTGCCAAGCAACTTACCAAGATCGTAAACATAGATGTTCATTTTCGGCAATTCTTCATAGGGGTTAGAATCACCGAAATGCTCGTTGTCCCATTCTGCCTTACGGCGCTGTTCCATTATGTAGTCCCAAGTGTAGACATTATTATCATAGTTACCAAGAATATTGAATGGTGTACCTGATAGAGCGAGGAATTTTGTGTCCTCTGTAACGATAGAATTGATAACTTCTTCACCAAGTGCTGTTGTAGTCCCTTCGTGTGCTTCGTCAACAATAACACAATCCCATTTTGTACTGAAAACAATGTCATTTTTTATATGCTTACCGCCGACTTGCTCTGATCCTCTTAAATCCTGAATCGAAGCAAAATAGATAAAGTTTTTTCCGCTTTTCAACAGCTTTTCTATTGTAAATCCGTTACTTTTAGAGCCGTATTCAAAGTCATCCTCATGATAGAATATCTTTTTATAATCCTCGTACCAGCCACTATCAACAACAGGTCTGTGCGTGATAATAATAGTTTTTCCAAATTTCATTTTTCGGATAACCTCAAGCGCACTAAGTGTTTTGCCAAAACGCATCTTGGCATTCCATAACATTCTATTACCTGTTTTAAATTCTGCTATTGTTGCCTTAATAGCTTCAAGCTGCTCAGGACGAAAGACAATAGGCGTAAATGTAATACCAGTTTCAGACGGGTTAAGGGTCGGTCTGAACTGCTTAACCGCTTCAATAGCTCTTATAGCGGTATCAAGATCAACCTTGAACCATTCCTTTGCCTTTGTATCTTTAACAATAGCTTTTTCAATACCTGAATTGGTTAGGACATTGTGTACATCATAGTCTCGGAATATCTTCAAAGAACCATTTTCTATTCTAATTGCAAGCTCTGTATGTAAGAGTTCATACTGTACTCCTGCGGTATTCGTATATGAGTCAATACGTTTCTTAGCCGCCTGATTAAGCTGGCGACAATTAGGAGGTAATCGGTCAATGCTATCGTCTGTCTTGATCGTAGCTTCACCGATTTTCAAAATGTCTTTGTGTTTATCATCGTTTATTCTGAAAATATAAATCAGTTTATACGAGAACGAACTTTCAAATCTTTTTGAATCAGTCATCTCATCTTCCCCCTTTATCGATGAGTGTTTTATATTTCACATACTCTTTATTTGTCCAATCACGAATTATGCAAGGTACAGCATCCTTTTCTTCCTCGGTATCATCTCCCATATCAAAAAGTGTCATCTGCACATATTCTTCCTGATGTTCCATTTCACTATATGGGGCGGTATAAGTCAAACCGTCCATCTGCCATACGTTCCATGATATAATATAAGCAATTTGACGCAATTCAGGAATAGTAGGCTTTCTATTCCATTTGTTTTTCATATAATCAATAAATGTGAATAACAAGTTTTCTCTTGCCAATAATAAATTATCGCCTTGATATTCAAAACCATATATACTTTGGTATGCTTTTTTTACCCAATCGAGCCAATCCGCTTCATTTTCAGTATTCTCATCAATCACACGCAATTTACGATCCAATAAACCTATACGTTTATGAACATCTGAAATTGGTTTGCCTGTTACTGTATCATACCTACTAACAAGATATGGAGCTTCTCCGCAAGTGATTTCTAATCTTTTGGCTCTGACATAATCCTGCCATGTTTTTTTGGGCTTGGCAGGAAATTTAATCTTGGTTCTTGTTGCTCTCCATTTCTTTTCTGATGTTGTATTGAATACATCAGGTCTACCAAACCACTGTTCATCAACAAGATTATTTTGAGCATTACATATCCAAGAGGGTGTGAAAACTTCTGCCTTATCTCTTGTGCGGCTGTTTTGCATATGTTTGGCTTTTGTAACACGAGGCTTTATAAGTCCACTATATTGCCCAGTGATTTGCTCTACTGTTATTTCGCATTCGGGAGCATAATACTCGCCGTATTCTACATAGTCGGTTGTTGCCCATACAATATTCCGTTTGGTAGAATTATCGTATAGCAACAGTTTTAGGAGCTGCAAATCAAGGTTCTGAATACTATCTTCCATAATTTCTATCCCCACAAGCTCAACTCCTTGTTACGATTACTAACATAATGATACAATTATTCAAGTATATTATACCACAAATACTGCGGTGTTTCAAGACCTAATTACATTTCCAAAGAGAAAAAGAATAAAAACCATACTATCCCATAAACCTTAGTCTAACGGCACGCTCAAAAATCGTTTTATACAATTCATTATAGAAATTGTGGGACACACCACAAAAAGCAGATAATCTATTGAAACAGTATAACCGCAAGCCCTCGGAAATGCTCTGTAAGCGTTTCTGAGGGCTTTTCTTTTTCAGCGGTTAAGTTTTGGTGGACGGTTGTGATGGGCTTTTCCGTTCCGCTGACGGCTATCATCATGCAGAAGTCTGCTCGGTGATCCTCCTCAATTTTTTCATGATTATTTTTGTGTTTGGAACTTGAAATCATGGAGTAACGTCTACCAGCATTTGTACTTTATTCTATTGTTTGCGAAAAAAGGCTGTTTTACATCACTTTCAATGTTTTAACTTC
It includes:
- a CDS encoding Eco57I restriction-modification methylase domain-containing protein translates to MTDSKRFESSFSYKLIYIFRINDDKHKDILKIGEATIKTDDSIDRLPPNCRQLNQAAKKRIDSYTNTAGVQYELLHTELAIRIENGSLKIFRDYDVHNVLTNSGIEKAIVKDTKAKEWFKVDLDTAIRAIEAVKQFRPTLNPSETGITFTPIVFRPEQLEAIKATIAEFKTGNRMLWNAKMRFGKTLSALEVIRKMKFGKTIIITHRPVVDSGWYEDYKKIFYHEDDFEYGSKSNGFTIEKLLKSGKNFIYFASIQDLRGSEQVGGKHIKNDIVFSTKWDCVIVDEAHEGTTTALGEEVINSIVTEDTKFLALSGTPFNILGNYDNNVYTWDYIMEQRRKAEWDNEHFGDSNPYEELPKMNIYVYDLGKLLGNRYVELEDKAFNFHEFFRVWTGDIRRDFKPVPEGSQIGDFVHADDVWSFLCLIAKEDEDSQYPYSSKEYRELFRHSLWMIPGVKEAKALKRMMKKHPVFGLFDVVNVAGDGDEEEKSDTALAKVRNAIKNAGNDGYTITLSCGKLTTGVTVKEWNAVFMLAGSFSTSAANYLQTIFRVQSPCNQNGKFKDNCYVFDFAPDRTLKMVAESVTLSTKAGKTTDSDRKIMGEFLNYCPVISIEGTTMRKYETNRLLQQLKRAYAERAVQNGFDDTNLYNDELLKLDDVDLQEFNKLKGIIGTSKAQQKTKEVDINKQGFTEEEYEELQKIDKKPKKERTPEEQAKLDELKEKKKNRNNAISILRGISIRMPLLIYGADIPIGEDFTLDKFLDDSIVDEASWTEFMPSGVTRDVFKQFMKYYDQDIFVAAGRKIRNTVMGADELAPTERVMQIAQLFACFKNPDKETVLTPWRVVNMHMSDCLGGYCFYEENPPVNAQMLEQPRFVDRGQVTAETFNNAKAHILEINSKTGLYPLYVVYSLFRARCSDYPEDELTLEKQNELWKQTVRENIFVICKTPMAKYITKRTLVGFRDIPVNAHYFDDLINTMQNKQKQFVDKVLKPSYWDRKGDKMTFDAVVGNPPYQATTSGGIGNGKAATQAKPIFQLFVQQAKVINPGYVSMIIPARWYNGGMGLNEFRKDMIDDKRMACLIDFYNARNCFPTVDIAGGICYFLWANNHDGDCEIVNKLENGAEDRLIRPLGEFGELIIRSNKAISIIKKVLNKAEGFWDKHVSALDTFGISSKEKGHPNYQPGDIQLLHSVGFNGQGIDYISPDVVTKNQELIQKYKIKISILIPQGGESGVQPENGYRSISGPQILPPGVVDTFSYLNVAFFDTEQEAKNFFGFLIGKFARFMLRTTFSSVHLSKNNFIFVPEMDFTQEWSDEKLYDYFGLDENEVEFIEKTMRVIEIDEN